The Dehalobacter sp. DCM sequence CCAAGCGTATTTCTTTTTCTGGTTCTATTCCTTTAGCAGCAATAAATCGTCCGTTTACTTTAAGCAATGGTGTTGCGTATTCAAGCAGTACAGGCAATTCCGCAACAGCGCGTGCTACCGTCAAATCGAATATTTCCCTGTATTTTTTATGCCGTCCGATATCTTCTGCCCGTGCATGGCAGATTTCTACCTTTTCGAGTTTCAATTCATTGATAATCTCATTCAGGAAATTTATGCGCTTCGCTAACGCATCAATTAAAACTATCTTTGTTTTTGGTCTCACTATTTTAATCGGGATGCCCGGAAAGCCAGCCCCAGTTCCCAAATCCGCAATCATCGGCTCGCTATTGGAATAGTATCGATCAATCCATCGAACAAATACCAGTGAATCTAAAAAATGTTTGGTGACAACTTCAGCCGGTTCCGTAATAGATGTTAAATTAATTTTTTCATTCCATTCAAGTAAAAGGGTTGCGTAACGTTTAAACTTCTTAACATGATCCTCGGTGAGTTCTATCCCCAAGTCCAACTCTGATTTATCTTTAAGCATACGGAGCTGTTCATCAAAAACCGTGGACGAATTACTATCAGTCATTGGAAGTACGCCTCTTTCTTTGCTCTAAATAAATGAGCAGAACAGAGATATCCGCAGGACTGACCCCACTAATCCGAGAAGCTTGGCCGACACTAGCAGGTTGTACTTCCTTCATTCTCTGTTTAGCTTCGTTAGAGATTCCGCGCAAATCATTATAATCAATGTCGTCAGGAATTAGCTTTTCCTCCATTTTAATAAAACGTTTCACTTCGTCCAATTGTTTTTCAATATACCCCTGGTATTTTAGCTTT is a genomic window containing:
- the rsmG gene encoding 16S rRNA (guanine(527)-N(7))-methyltransferase RsmG, which codes for MLKDKSELDLGIELTEDHVKKFKRYATLLLEWNEKINLTSITEPAEVVTKHFLDSLVFVRWIDRYYSNSEPMIADLGTGAGFPGIPIKIVRPKTKIVLIDALAKRINFLNEIINELKLEKVEICHARAEDIGRHKKYREIFDLTVARAVAELPVLLEYATPLLKVNGRFIAAKGIEPEKEIRLADKAMLLLNCELEHVENYSLAEGADYRSLIIIKKIKNTPAKYPRQAGKPKKDPL